The nucleotide window GCAAAGTCGCTGCCTGGCGTAAAGAGATTGGTGATCTGGGGGTTCGCGATGCCGAGCAGACCCGTGAGCGACACCTTCGGGAAGCGATCGGCTTTCGCCATGCCGATGCGCGCGGTGGCGGCGGCGAGGTTCCGTTCCGCCTGCACGATATCCGGCCTTCTCTGGAGCAGTTCGGACGGAAGCCCCGGCGGCACTTCAGGGGGAATCACCTGTTCGGTGAGCGAGCGTCCTCGCGGGATTTGCTTCGGACTGTGCCCCAACAACACGCTGATCTGGTTTTCCTTCTGGACCATCAGCCGTTCCAGTTCAGCCGTTCTCGCTACCGCATTGGCCCGCTCCGATTCGAACTGGTCCAGATCGAGCTTGTTGGTCATGCCCTGGCGCAGCCGCGCCTGCGCGATCCGTACCGACTCTTCCCACGATTTCACCGTCTCCCGAGCAATCTGCAGCTGCATATCGAACTGGAGGAGATCGAAATACGCCTCCGCCACGCCGCTCACGAGCTGGAGCACCACGGCCCGGCGGCTCTCCTCCTTGGACAGGAGATCCGCACGCGCCGCTTCATTGGACCGGCGAATGCGGCCCCAGATATCGAGTTCCCAGGTCAGATTTCCCTGCAGATAGTAATTGAACGGGTTGGGAAATCCGGGAAAGGCGAAACTGCTGTTCTTGATCGAGGGGGCGTAGGCCGTCGCCGTCATCTGAGGGGCGAAGTCCATGCGCGAGATGAACAGACGCGACTGAAACTCTTCGACGCTGGCGATGGCGCGACGAAGGTCCCGATTCTCGTCCAGAGCCGTGCGGACCAGCCGCTGGAGCTCCTCGTCCTTCAGCAGCTGCCACCACGGCATGTTCGCGATGGAATTGGCGTCGGTCGCGCCTTCCGCCATGCGGAACTTGTCGAGCTGGAGATCGGTCGGCCGTTCGTAGTCGGGCCCGATCGCGCAGGAGAACATCACCGCTGCCGACAGTACCAGTAGAATCGTCCGCATGTCAGAGTCCCTCCTGCGCGGAGGCCAGTCCCGGCGGCGCATGCGCCGCGACGGCCTCAGAACGACGAACCGTCAGTTTCCGAATCAACACATAGAAGAGGGGCACGAAGAAAATCGCCAAAAAGGTCGCGGCGAGCATGCCGCCGAGGACCCCGGTGCCGATCGACTGCCGGCTGGCCGCTCCCGCGCCGGTGGCGAACACCAGCGGCACCATGCCGAAGATGAAGGCCATCGACGTCATGATGATCGGACGGAACCGCAGGCGCGCGGCTTCCACCGCAGCCTCGACCAGCGGACGTCCGGCTTCGTACCGCGTGTTGGCGAATTCCACGATCAGGATGGCGTTCTTGGCCGCGAGGCCGATCAGCGTGACGAGACCGATTTGGAAATAGATGTCGTTCGTGAGCCCTCGCACCCAGACCGCCGTCAAGGCCCCAAAAATTGCGAAGGGCACGGCCAGGATGACCGCGAAGGGCACGACCCAACTCTCGAACTGCGCCGCCAGCACCAGAAAGACCATCAGCAGACCGATGACGAACACCAGGTTGGATTGACTACCCACCCGGCGTTCCTGAAACGAAATGTTACTCCAGTCGATGGCGTACCCCTCCGGCACCAGGACCTCCTTCGCCACCCGGTCCAGCGCTTCGAGCGCCTGTCCCGAACTGTAGCCGGGCGCGGCGCTTCCTAACACGAGCGCCGTGTTGTACCCGTTGAAGTGGTTCACCGGATCCGGCCCGCTCTGGTACTCCGTCGTGACGAACGTGTCCAGGGGGACCATGTTCGTGCCCTGCGCGTTGTGTGCGCGGACGTAAATCTTTGAAATGTCCTGCGGCTTGGATCGAAATTCCGCATCGGCTTCCGTCTGCACGTGGTAGATGCGCCCGAACTTCAGAAAATCGTTGATATAAAACGTCCCGAAATAGGCTTGCAGCGTGTCGAAAATGTCCGAGATCGGCACGCCGAGCGCCTTCGCCCGTTCACGGTTCACCTGGGCATAGAGCCGGGGGGAGGAGACTCGAAAATTCGTTCCGACTCGACCGATGGCCGGCTCCTTCTTCGCCCGCTCGATGAACTGCTGCGTCGCGACGGCGAACTTCTTGAAGTCTCCACCGCTCGGATCCTGCAGTTGCGCCGAGAAGCCTCCGACCGTGCCCACGCCGCGGAGCGACGGGGCGTTGAACGCCAGGAGCAGGGCTTCCGGAATCTTGGCAAACTCCGCGTAGGCCATACCGATCAGCGATTGCACGTGGAACTGCGGCTCCTTCCGTTCGTCCCACAGATGCAACGGCACGAACATCGTGGCCGAGTTCGACCCTCTGGTCCCGAACACGAAGTTCTGTCCGGACATGGCGTCGGTCGAATGAACAGCCGGGTTCGCCTGGAAAAACCGCTCGATCCGTTCCAACACCGCATCGGTCCGTTGCTTCGACGCGCCGTCTGGCAACTGCGCCACCACGATGAAATAGCCTTGGTCCTCCTCGGGCAGGAAGCTGCGGGGAAGGGTGCTGAACATGCCGAACGTCACGAGCAGTACGAGACCGAACACCAACATCACGCGAAGGGGCCTGACGACCAGTCCCCCGACGATGCTGGTATAGCCATGTTGCGTTCTGCCGAACAGGCGGTCGAACCAGATCCAGAACGTTCCCCGTTCGCCATGTCGATGGATCAGCACCATCGCGCACAGTGCGGGGCTGAGCGTGAGCGCGACGAAGCCGGAGACCGTCACCGAAATCGCAATCGTGGCGGCAAACTGCTTGTAGAGTTGCCCCGTGATGCCGCCGACGAACCCGACCGGCACGAACACCGAGACCAGCACCAGTACGATGGCGATGACCGGGGCGGTCACTTCATTCATGGCTCGTTTGGCCGCCTCCTTCGCCGAGACTTTGTCTTCGCGCATGTGCCGCTCGACGTTCTCGACCACCACGATGGCGTCATCCACGACGATGCCGATGGCGAGCACCATTCCGAAGAGCGTGATGGTATTGATCGAGAAGCCCAGTGCGTACAGGCCGGCGAACGTCCCGATCAGGGAGACGGGCACCGCCACCGTGGGGATGATCGTCGCCCGCCAGCTCTGAAGAAACAGATACACGACCAGCACCACCAGGACCATCGCTTCCAGCAGCGTCTTGACCACTTCTTTGATGGACACTTCGATGAATCTCGTGGTGTCGTAGGGAATGTCGTAGGACACGCCGGGCGGAAAGCTCTTGGCCATCCCATCCATCTCAGCCCGCGTCCGTCGCACGGTATCCAGCGCATTGGCTCCGGGCGCCAGAAACGTGACGATGAACGTGGTCGGGCTGCTGTTCCAGCGCCCTTCGAGCGCATAGGATTGCGCGCCGAGTTCGATGCG belongs to Nitrospira sp. and includes:
- a CDS encoding efflux transporter outer membrane subunit, yielding MRTILLVLSAAVMFSCAIGPDYERPTDLQLDKFRMAEGATDANSIANMPWWQLLKDEELQRLVRTALDENRDLRRAIASVEEFQSRLFISRMDFAPQMTATAYAPSIKNSSFAFPGFPNPFNYYLQGNLTWELDIWGRIRRSNEAARADLLSKEESRRAVVLQLVSGVAEAYFDLLQFDMQLQIARETVKSWEESVRIAQARLRQGMTNKLDLDQFESERANAVARTAELERLMVQKENQISVLLGHSPKQIPRGRSLTEQVIPPEVPPGLPSELLQRRPDIVQAERNLAAATARIGMAKADRFPKVSLTGLLGIANPQITNLFTPGSDFAALGPTITGPLLNAQILGFQQEASEALARQSLAQYEQSILVAFREVEDALVAVRTVRDQRQAQIQRVDALRSAFRLAELRYKGGLASYLDVLVARRTLFEAELSLTETHRLHLVSVVQLYKALGGGWSPETAGDNAGATTQKSAG
- a CDS encoding multidrug efflux RND transporter permease subunit, encoding MISHVFIDRPILASVVSVVIVVMGLLSVQFLPIAQFPEITPPVVQIDADYPGASAEVVAESVARAIEVQLPGIDNLVYFDSTSSNDGHVTIKLTFEIGTDPDIAQVQTQNREKLAEPQLPPEVIRQGVNVKKMSPDLVAVIALKSTDPNHDAVFLSNYAILRLVDNVRRVKGVGDAMVFGQQNYSMRIILNPLLMAKLDLTPTDIAATIREQNRDYPAGTIGREPAPKGTELTIPVITKGRLTEVKEFEELIVRALPDGSLVRLKDVARIELGAQSYALEGRWNSSPTTFIVTFLAPGANALDTVRRTRAEMDGMAKSFPPGVSYDIPYDTTRFIEVSIKEVVKTLLEAMVLVVLVVYLFLQSWRATIIPTVAVPVSLIGTFAGLYALGFSINTITLFGMVLAIGIVVDDAIVVVENVERHMREDKVSAKEAAKRAMNEVTAPVIAIVLVLVSVFVPVGFVGGITGQLYKQFAATIAISVTVSGFVALTLSPALCAMVLIHRHGERGTFWIWFDRLFGRTQHGYTSIVGGLVVRPLRVMLVFGLVLLVTFGMFSTLPRSFLPEEDQGYFIVVAQLPDGASKQRTDAVLERIERFFQANPAVHSTDAMSGQNFVFGTRGSNSATMFVPLHLWDERKEPQFHVQSLIGMAYAEFAKIPEALLLAFNAPSLRGVGTVGGFSAQLQDPSGGDFKKFAVATQQFIERAKKEPAIGRVGTNFRVSSPRLYAQVNRERAKALGVPISDIFDTLQAYFGTFYINDFLKFGRIYHVQTEADAEFRSKPQDISKIYVRAHNAQGTNMVPLDTFVTTEYQSGPDPVNHFNGYNTALVLGSAAPGYSSGQALEALDRVAKEVLVPEGYAIDWSNISFQERRVGSQSNLVFVIGLLMVFLVLAAQFESWVVPFAVILAVPFAIFGALTAVWVRGLTNDIYFQIGLVTLIGLAAKNAILIVEFANTRYEAGRPLVEAAVEAARLRFRPIIMTSMAFIFGMVPLVFATGAGAASRQSIGTGVLGGMLAATFLAIFFVPLFYVLIRKLTVRRSEAVAAHAPPGLASAQEGL